The following proteins are encoded in a genomic region of Gouania willdenowi chromosome 6, fGouWil2.1, whole genome shotgun sequence:
- the LOC114464308 gene encoding catalase-like: protein MKKPDKLTTGAGHPVGDKLNLQTAGLRGPLLVQDVVFTDEMAHFDRERIPERVVHAKGAGAFGYFEVTHDITRYSKASVFEHVGKTTPVAVRFSTVAGESGSADTVRDPRGFAVKFYTEDGNWDLTGNNTPIFFIRDAILFPSFIHSQKRNPQTHMKDPDMVWDFWSLRPESLHQLSFLFSDRGLPDGYRHMNGYGSHTFKLVNADGEPIYCKFHFKTDQGIKNMSVEEANRMASANPDYAIGDLYNAIANDNFPSWTFYIQVMTFEEAEKFQFNPFDLTKGRLFSYPDTHRHRLGANYLQLPVNCPYRACVANYQRDGPMCMFDNQGSYLLHGGAE from the exons ATGAAG AAACCAGATAAGCTCACCACTGGGGCCGGGCATCCTGTAGGAGACAAGCTAAACCTGCAGACTGCAGGGCTACGAGGGCCCTTGCTGGTCCAAGATGTGGTCTTTACCGATGAAATGGCTCATTTCGACCGAGAACGGATCCCGGAGAGAGTCGTTCACGCCAAGGGAGCAG GAGCCTTTGGCTACTTCGAGGTCACTCATGACATCACTCGCTATTCCAAGGCCAGTGTGTTTGAGCACGTTGGCAAGACGACACCTGTCGCTGTGCGCTTCTCTACAGTGG CTGGAGAATCAGGCTCAGCCGACACCGTGCGAGACCCTCGTGGCTTTGCTGTCAAGTTTTACACTGAGGATGGAAACTGGGACCTGACTGGCAACAACACTCCCATCTTCTTTATTAGGGATGCCATCTTG TTCCCGTCCTTCATTCATTCCCAGAAGCGTAATCCACAAACCCACATGAAAGACCCCGACATGGTGTGGGACTTTTGGAGTCTGAGGCCTGAGAGCCTTCATCAG ctgtcgttttt ATTCAGTGACCGCGGCCTCCCCGATGGCTACCGCCACATGAATGGTTATGGATCACACACCTTCAAACTAGTCAATGCTGATGGAGAGCCAATCTACTGCAAGTTCCACTtcaag ACTGATCAAGGAATAAAGAACATGTCTGTGGAAGAGGCAAACCGCATGGCTTCCGCTAATCCAGATTACGCCATCGGAGACCTGTACAACGCAATCGCTAATGACAACTTCCCTTCATGGACGTTTTACATCCAGGTCATGACCTTCGAGGAGGCGGAGAAGTTTCAGTTCAACCCCTTTGACCTCACCAAG GGTCGACTCTTCTCCTACCCAGACACACATCGTCACCGGCTTGGGGCCAACTACCTGCAACTCCCTGTCAACTGCCCCTACAGGGCCTGTGTGGCCAACTACCAGCGGGATGGCCCCATGTGCATGTTTGACAATCAAG GTTCGTACCTTCTTCATGGAGGTGCTGAATGA
- the LOC114465643 gene encoding dispanin subfamily A member 2b-like, producing the protein MNPPMNPNAPSYPLMPAGGNQPVVQHTTVTIHTDPPKDYIIWSLFSFFYGNVCCLGLMALIFSVKARDRKVVGDLDGARIHGSTARIYNIISTVLISLFIFSSIIAVIVISVQASRAVNYYYRGYG; encoded by the exons ATGAATCCTCCAATGAACCCCAACGCTCCTTCTTATCCACTGATGCCTGCTGGTGGTAACCAACCTGTGGTTCAGCACACAACTGTGACCATCCACACTGACCCTCCCAAAGACTACATCATCTGGTccttgttttcctttttctatGGCAACGTTTGCTGCCTTGGACTCATGGCTTTGATCTTCTCTGTCAAG GCCAGGGACAGGAAGGTGGTTGGAGACCTGGATGGAGCTCGAATTCATGGCTCCACAGCTCGCATATACAACATCATCTCTACAGTCCTGATTTCTCTCTTCATATTTTCATCCATCATTGCAGTAATTGTCATTTCTGTACAAGCATCACGTGCCgtgaattattattatagagGTTATGGATAA